In a single window of the Elaeis guineensis isolate ETL-2024a chromosome 8, EG11, whole genome shotgun sequence genome:
- the LOC140851168 gene encoding uncharacterized protein, translated as MAWFFSITVRVIGQSQYAVSGYEGESSTVRLLTDSVSDLVLDTRRALSTTDEDERIQILREMERTGSGALRAIGVDPHTCAPWYGAVRTPDMSYTPSPYASHMPSPHIPHMSSFDAAQMPPSFHPQMNIRRENVMPAGRTSRGRAPHPDGHGGLPRPDGGPQPPSLPAVGPVSIGCGSRAV; from the exons atggcttggttttttagcattacggtgcgagtcattggacagtctcagtatgcagtttctggatacgagggcgagagttctactgtacgtcttttg actgattctgtgtcggatctcgtgttggacactcgtcgtgctttatctacgactgatgaggacgagcggattcagatactgcgggagatggagagaacaggttctGGAGCATTgagggcgattggtgttgatccacatacctgtgcgccttggtatggagcagttcggacgccagatatgagttatacgccgtcaccatatgcttcacatatgccatcaccgcatattccgcatatgtcatcattcgatgctgcacagatgccaccgtcttttcatccacagatg aacattaggagagaaaatgttatgCCGGCGGGCCGTACTTCCCGGGGCCGAGCCCCGCATCCCGATGGCCACGGCGGGCtcccgcgccccgacggcggtcctcagcCCCCGTCTCTCCCGGCGGTGGGTCCCGTCTCGATTGGTTGTGggtccagagcagtttga